The Pseudomonas sp. S06B 330 genome contains the following window.
CGATACAGCACCCTTGGACGTGCCCTTCGCCGCTCCCGCCCAAGCCTGACAGGAATCACGCCCATGGCCTATTTCGAACATGAAGGTTGCTCGTTGCACTACGAGGAATATGGCCAGGGTGAACCCCTGGTGCTGTTGCATGGGCTGGGGTCGAGTTGCCAGGACTGGGAAATGCAGGTGCCGACACTTGCCCGTCACTACCGGGTGATCCTCATGGACATCCGCGGTCACGGCCGCTCCGACAAGCCTCGCGAACGCTATAGCATTCAGAGTTTCAGCGCCGACCTGCTGGCCCTGCTCGAACAACTGCAGACTGGACCTGTACACCTGGTCGGCCTGTCCATGGGCGGTATGGTCGGCTTTCAGTTCGCCGTTGATCATTCCGAATGGTTACGCAGCCTGTGCATCGTCAACAGTGCCCCGGAGGTCAAACGCCGTACCCGCCAGGAATGGATATTTTGGGCCCAGCGCTGGGCCATGGCACGCCTGCTGAGTCTGGAAGCCATCGGCAAAGGTTTGGCCTCCCGCTTGTTTCCCAAGCCGGAACAAGCCGACCTGCGCCGCAAGATGGCCGAACGTTGGGCGAAAAACGACAAGCGCGCCTACCTGGCCAGCTTCGATGCCATTGTCGGTTGGGGCGTCAGCGAACGCCTGGGGCAGATCCGCTGTCCTACGCTGGTCATCAGCGCCGACCATGATTACACCCCGGTAGACCTCAAAGAGCGCTACGTGCGCCTGATTCCTCAGGCGCGACTGGCGGTCATTGAAGATTCCCGGCACGCTACCCCCCTGGATCAACCTCACGTTTTCAATCAGACGCTGCTGCACTTTCTGGCGGCGTCCACTACCTCTCAAGGAACATTGAGCCCATGCTGAAAAAACTCCTGCTCGCCACCTGCTCGGTCGTTTTCGCCACCAGCCTGATGGCGGCCGATAAAGCACCCCACGTATTGTTCGACACCAGCTTCGGCCAGATTGAAGTGGAACTGGATCCGGTCAAGGCACCGATCAGCAGCCAGAACTTCCTCCAATACGTGGACAGTGGCTTCTACAACAACACCATTTTCCACCGCGTGATCCCAGGCTTCATGGCCCAGGGTGGCGGCTTCACCGAGCAGATGGTGCAAAAGCCAACCAAGGATCCGATCCGCAACGAAGCCAGCAACGGCCTGAAAAACGTCCGCGGCACGCTGTCGATGGCGCGTACTTCCAATCCCAACTCGGCCACCAGCCAGTTCTTCATCAACGTGGCGGACAACGCCTTCCTCGACCCGGGTCGTGACGCCGGTTACGCAGTATTTGCCAAAGTGGTCAAAGGCATGGACGTGGTCGACCAGATCGTCAATTCGCCTACCACGGTCAAGAAAGGCATGCGTGATGTGCCGGTCGACCCGGTGTTCATCAAGTCGGCCAAACGCGTCGACTGACCCAAGGTTTCACAGGGACGTGAACCCAGGCCTTTGGGTCGCAGCAGACAGGAGTTGTCCTTTTCATGTTGTATCGCCGCTTCGAAAAGCTGATCGATATCTTTCGTGAAGCACCCAGCGCGTCACCACCGAGTACGGTGTTGCCGTTCTACCTATACTACCTTCGCCAGGTCTGGCCCAGCTTTGCCGTCCTGTTGGTAGTGGGCCTGATTGGCGCGCTGATCGAAGTGGCATTGTTCAGCTACCTGAGCCGGATCATCGATCTGGCACAGGGCACCCCCAATACCCATTTCTTCAGCGAACATGCTGGCGAACTGATCTGGATGTTGGTTGTGGCCCTGCTCCTGCGCCCGGTGTTTGTTGGCCTGCACGACCTGCTGGTGCATCAGACCATCAGCCCCGGCATGACCAGCATGATCCGCTGGCAAAACCACACCTATGTGCTCAAGCAGAGCCTGAATTTTTTCCAGAGCGATTTTGCCGGGCGCATTGCTCAGCGCATCATGCAGACCGGCAACTCGCTGCGTGATTCAGCCGTGCAGGCAGTGGACGCCCTGTGGCATGTACTGATTTATGCGATCAGTTCGCTGGTGCTGTTTGCCGAGGCAGACTGGCGCCTGATGCTGCCGCTGATCAGCTGGATCCTCTGTTACATTGGCGCGCTCTACTACTTCGTACCGCGGGTCAAAGCCCGAGCGGTGATTTCTTCGGATGCGCGCTCCAAGCTCATGGGCCGTATCGTCGATGGCTATACCAACATCGCCACCCTGAAACTCTTTGCCCACACCGACTTCGAGCAGCAATACGCGCGCGAAGCCATCCGCGAACAGACCGAAAAGACCCAGTTGGCGTCCCGCGTCATCACCAGCATGGACGTGGTCATCACCAGCCTCAACGGCTTGCTGATCGTCACGACCACGGGGCTGGCCCTGTGGCTGTGGACCCAGTCACTGATCACCGTAGGTGCCATCGCCCTGGCCACGGGGCTGGTCATTCGTATCGTCAACATGTCCGGCTGGATCATGTGGGTGGTCAACGGCATCTTCGAAAACATTGGCATGGTTCAGGATGGCCTGCAGACCATTGCCCAGCCGGTGACCGTGACTGACCGCCCCAACGCACCAGCACTTAAGGTCGAACGTGGTGCGGTGAAGTTCGAGAATGTCGGTTTCCACTATGGCAAAAGCAGCCGAATCATCGACGACCTGAACCTGGACATCCGCCCCGGCGAGAAGATTGGCTTGATCGGTCCGTCAGGGGCCGGTAAATCAACGCTGGTCAACCTGCTACTGCGCCTGTACGACCTGGAAGGCGGGCGCATCCTGATTGATGGCCAGGACATTGCTCAGGTGACACAAGCCAGTTTGCGTGCACAGATCGGCATGATCACCCAAGACACGTCGCTACTGCACCGCTCGATCCGCGAAAACCTGTTGTACGGACGACCTGATGCCAGCGAAGAAGAACTCTGGGAGGCGGTACGCCGCGCCCGCGCCGATGAGTTCATCCCTCAGTTGTCCGATGCACAAGGGCGCACTGGATTTGATGCCCATGTCGGTGAGCGCGGGGTCAAATTATCGGGTGGTCAGCGCCAACGCATCGCCATTGCCCGGGTGCTGCTCAAGAACGCGCCGATCCTGATCATGGACGAAGCCACCTCGGCGCTGGACTCGGAGGTCGAAGCGGCGATTCAGGAAAGCCTCGAGACACTGATGCAGGGCAAGACGGTGATCGCTATCGCCCACCGGCTCTCGACCATTGCCCGTATGGATCGCTTGGTGGTGCTGGAGAAAGGCCGGATTGCCGAGATGGGCAGTCATGCTGAACTGTTGGCACATCAGGGATTGTATGCACGACTGTGGCATCACCAGACTGGCGGGTTTGTCGGAATTGACTGAATACAAGGTCAGCCCAACAGGCGGGAGCAACTGTCTGGACTGACCCCGTAGCCGCTGCCGCCGGGCTGCGATCGGGCGTGAAACGGCCGTAAAACCTGGCCACCTCGATTCCTCAGACCCAACGAGGTGCCCGCGTTGCGACTGCCCTGCAGTCGATCGCAGCCTCGTACCTCGGCAGCGGCTACAGCAAGTGTGGGCAATACCAACGTAAGTGCCCTCAAACCTGCCGATAAGGCAATGCGGTATAAGCCTCTTCGGCGTACGCCAACACCCCTACCCGCTCCTGCTCAAGAAACTCTGCCACCGCTCTACGTAAACCCGGGTGCAACAGGTAATGCCAGGAGCGCGTGATCACCGGCTCAAAGCCACGAATCAACTTGTGCTCACCCTGCGCCCCGGCATCAAAACGCTGCAAACCCTCAGCAATGGCAAATTCCATCCCCTGGTAGAAACAGGTCTCGAAATGCAACCTGTCGAATTCATCCAGGCACCCCCAGTAACGGCCATACAAACTGTCACCGCCGACCAGACTGAACGCCATTGCCACATCGCGACCCGCCTGCCGGGCCATGACCACACGAATGGCGCTCGGCATACGCTCAGCCAGCAAGCTGAAAAATGACCGAGTCAGGTAAGGTGCACGACGACGTATCGCATAGGTATTGGCATAGCAGGCAAACACGAAATCCCACTGTGCCTCGCTCAACTCATCGCCACGATACCAACGAAACTCGATGCCCTGCCCCGCCACCTGCTCACGCTCCTTGCGCATTTGCTTACGCTTGCGTGAACTGAGGTTGTCGAGAAAGTCCTGGAAATCCCGATAGCCCTGATTGCGCCAGTGAAACTGGCACCCCAAGCGCTCCATCCAGCCTTCGCGGCCGCGCATCAACGCATCGCCAGCCTCGTCGCTGAAGTTGATATGCGCACCCGACAAGCCTTGCTCCAACAACTGGGCGCTAAGCTGATCAACCAGTTCGGCCGCGCCCTGCGAATCGCCAAGCAAACGCGGACCAGTCACCGGTGAGAACGGCACGGCGCAAAGGAGCTTGGGATAGTAGGCAATACCTGCCCGCTCGCAGGCGTCAGCCCAGCCATGGTCGAACACGTACTCGCCAAAGGAATGGGTCTTCACATAGGCCGGCAACGCTGCACGCAGGTGACCTGTGCCGTCGGTCAACAGCCGATGTGCTGGCGTCCAGCCGGTGCGCCGGCTGACGCTGCCACTGTCTTCCAGACTGCTCAGAAAGGCGTGACACAAGAACGGTTGTTCTGGCGCGACCAGGGCATCCCAGGTGGTGGCATCGAGGTCGGCAAGCTGTTGCAGGATTAGGTTTGGCATGCGCGCAGTCTGCCCCTTCGCGCAGGCAAAAAAAAGCCCCGCAAAGCGGGGCTGAAGATCTAACGGATGAGGAGCGGTAGTGCTTAGAACACGTACTGCGCGCGCATGACAAAACCGTCACCGCTGTCGTCACCGGCAGCGTTCTCGGCATTGTCGACCTTGGTTTTAACGTACACACCGCTGAGCTTGATCGACTCGTTGGCGTACCAGTTGACACCCACGTTGTGAACCTTGGCTTCGACATCATCAACATCGGCGAAAGTACCGTTGTCGTCATCAGTGCTCAGATGGTCATAGCGGTAGAACACTTCCCAGGCGCCAATCTGTTTGTTCTGCGGCTTGATCGCGTCGAATTTACCCAGCTTGTAGCCACGCGCCTCACCGGTGAGGGTGTAGGCCAGTTGACCGTAGTAGCCTTCAGACTTGATGTCGGTATAGGCCGCGTCATCAGCTTGAGTATCACGCTTGATGTACTCACCTTGAACCGAGAACGGCCCCAAGGCCCAGGCAGCTTCCACGTTCCAGGCCTTATCGGTATCGAAAGCGCCGGCCGGCGTATTATTGGCGCCCCCCAGGACCAGACGGTTGCCGTTGCTGCCGGCATCCTGACCACCGTCGGTGCTTACCCCACGCATGCCCAGACGGCTGCGGATACGACCATCGAAGGCGGTGTCGGAAAGGTCACGCTGAGCGTAGTTGAGGCCCAGGTGCAGGACGTTGCCTGCTTCGTGCATCGGTGCGAACACACCGCGCAGGTTGAACTGCTTGGTGCTGTCACCGTCTTCGTCCTGGTTGGTAGCGTCCTTGGCGAACACACCGACCGAACCGTACAACGAGTCACTTGCAGTGCCCGATGCTTGCAGGCCCATGCCGCCGTTGTGCGAGTTGGTCCAGTCGACCAGGTCGTAAGCGGCGGTACGCTCTTGAGCGGTCACCCACTTGGAGCTGGTGGCTTTTTCCAGACCAAACTCAGGATCGAAGCGACCCACCTTGATCGAGACCGGATTGAAACCGTTGTAGGCTAACGAGGCTTCATCGAAGTAACCATCTTCGGAACGGTTGTCACCGCCGGAGTTGTGCGAGAAGTCATAGGCGACTGCATACGCCCAATCCTTGTACATCACACCACCCAGCTCCAGGTAGGCACGGCGGAAGTAGCCGGCATCCGCACTGTTGCCATTGTTGGTGTAGAAACCGTCAAAACTGCTATAGTCAGCCTGGATGCGACCGCCCAGCTTGAAGCTGAATTCCTTGTCGGTGGTAGCGACCTCGAGGCCACCTTTGGTCTTGACTACGATATCGGCGCCGTCGGTAGTCACGGTACCCGCGAAAGCCTGGGCGGTTACGGCCATGGCCAAGGCGCTGGCTGCGAAACCTGCGAAGTGCTTACGGATCATCGAAGAAGCTCCCCTACTTTATGGTCTTGATAATGTTGGAAAAACACGCGACTCAGGCCGCTTGTGCTGGGGAGGAATCTTGGCGGGGGGTTATGTCAGATCAGTGGCTTTTAGATAAATGTTTTATGACAGGGGAACTTTTTACTTCGAATGCGAATAAGCAGGAAAACCCCGTTGCAGGGCCTTCCAGGCTGATGGTCAGGGGGTATCGTGCGGCCGACGGGTGGCAGTCATGCGCTGGACGATTTCGTCAACATCGTCTACTGGTGCTTCCGGCAGCGCCTTGATCGTCGCCTGGGTCAGGCGCATCTGCCGGATGAAGCGTCGGCAGTTTTTGCAGAACAGCAGGTGCTGGCGGGCCAGCAGCTTCTCACCCAGGGTCAGTTGTCCGTCCAGGTAATCGCTGGAGCGGGCGACCAGTTCCTTGCAGCTCAGCATTGGCCGGTTTCCTCGAAGTGTTCCAGGGTGGCAAAAACCTTAAGCCTTGCCCGGTGCAGTAACACGCGGACATTGGAGAGCGAGATATCGAGAAGATTACAGATCTCTTCCAATTCCAGGCCCTGACGCTCACGCAAGATCAGAACGCTGCTTTGCAGCTGTGACAGGCTGAGCAAGGTGTGTTCCAGGCATTCACGCAGCTCATCCTGGCTGAGCAGCCCTTCAGGGGAGTCTTCATG
Protein-coding sequences here:
- a CDS encoding alpha/beta fold hydrolase, producing MAYFEHEGCSLHYEEYGQGEPLVLLHGLGSSCQDWEMQVPTLARHYRVILMDIRGHGRSDKPRERYSIQSFSADLLALLEQLQTGPVHLVGLSMGGMVGFQFAVDHSEWLRSLCIVNSAPEVKRRTRQEWIFWAQRWAMARLLSLEAIGKGLASRLFPKPEQADLRRKMAERWAKNDKRAYLASFDAIVGWGVSERLGQIRCPTLVISADHDYTPVDLKERYVRLIPQARLAVIEDSRHATPLDQPHVFNQTLLHFLAASTTSQGTLSPC
- a CDS encoding peptidylprolyl isomerase; this encodes MLKKLLLATCSVVFATSLMAADKAPHVLFDTSFGQIEVELDPVKAPISSQNFLQYVDSGFYNNTIFHRVIPGFMAQGGGFTEQMVQKPTKDPIRNEASNGLKNVRGTLSMARTSNPNSATSQFFINVADNAFLDPGRDAGYAVFAKVVKGMDVVDQIVNSPTTVKKGMRDVPVDPVFIKSAKRVD
- a CDS encoding ABC transporter ATP-binding protein codes for the protein MLYRRFEKLIDIFREAPSASPPSTVLPFYLYYLRQVWPSFAVLLVVGLIGALIEVALFSYLSRIIDLAQGTPNTHFFSEHAGELIWMLVVALLLRPVFVGLHDLLVHQTISPGMTSMIRWQNHTYVLKQSLNFFQSDFAGRIAQRIMQTGNSLRDSAVQAVDALWHVLIYAISSLVLFAEADWRLMLPLISWILCYIGALYYFVPRVKARAVISSDARSKLMGRIVDGYTNIATLKLFAHTDFEQQYAREAIREQTEKTQLASRVITSMDVVITSLNGLLIVTTTGLALWLWTQSLITVGAIALATGLVIRIVNMSGWIMWVVNGIFENIGMVQDGLQTIAQPVTVTDRPNAPALKVERGAVKFENVGFHYGKSSRIIDDLNLDIRPGEKIGLIGPSGAGKSTLVNLLLRLYDLEGGRILIDGQDIAQVTQASLRAQIGMITQDTSLLHRSIRENLLYGRPDASEEELWEAVRRARADEFIPQLSDAQGRTGFDAHVGERGVKLSGGQRQRIAIARVLLKNAPILIMDEATSALDSEVEAAIQESLETLMQGKTVIAIAHRLSTIARMDRLVVLEKGRIAEMGSHAELLAHQGLYARLWHHQTGGFVGID
- a CDS encoding GNAT family N-acetyltransferase, which encodes MPNLILQQLADLDATTWDALVAPEQPFLCHAFLSSLEDSGSVSRRTGWTPAHRLLTDGTGHLRAALPAYVKTHSFGEYVFDHGWADACERAGIAYYPKLLCAVPFSPVTGPRLLGDSQGAAELVDQLSAQLLEQGLSGAHINFSDEAGDALMRGREGWMERLGCQFHWRNQGYRDFQDFLDNLSSRKRKQMRKEREQVAGQGIEFRWYRGDELSEAQWDFVFACYANTYAIRRRAPYLTRSFFSLLAERMPSAIRVVMARQAGRDVAMAFSLVGGDSLYGRYWGCLDEFDRLHFETCFYQGMEFAIAEGLQRFDAGAQGEHKLIRGFEPVITRSWHYLLHPGLRRAVAEFLEQERVGVLAYAEEAYTALPYRQV
- a CDS encoding OprO/OprP family phosphate-selective porin; its protein translation is MIRKHFAGFAASALAMAVTAQAFAGTVTTDGADIVVKTKGGLEVATTDKEFSFKLGGRIQADYSSFDGFYTNNGNSADAGYFRRAYLELGGVMYKDWAYAVAYDFSHNSGGDNRSEDGYFDEASLAYNGFNPVSIKVGRFDPEFGLEKATSSKWVTAQERTAAYDLVDWTNSHNGGMGLQASGTASDSLYGSVGVFAKDATNQDEDGDSTKQFNLRGVFAPMHEAGNVLHLGLNYAQRDLSDTAFDGRIRSRLGMRGVSTDGGQDAGSNGNRLVLGGANNTPAGAFDTDKAWNVEAAWALGPFSVQGEYIKRDTQADDAAYTDIKSEGYYGQLAYTLTGEARGYKLGKFDAIKPQNKQIGAWEVFYRYDHLSTDDDNGTFADVDDVEAKVHNVGVNWYANESIKLSGVYVKTKVDNAENAAGDDSGDGFVMRAQYVF
- a CDS encoding anti-sigma factor family protein, with amino-acid sequence MLSCKELVARSSDYLDGQLTLGEKLLARQHLLFCKNCRRFIRQMRLTQATIKALPEAPVDDVDEIVQRMTATRRPHDTP